A genome region from Danio aesculapii chromosome 2, fDanAes4.1, whole genome shotgun sequence includes the following:
- the slc6a9 gene encoding sodium- and chloride-dependent glycine transporter 1 isoform X2 produces the protein MNSRKNGAVPGEPVKKDENSRRGNWGNQIEFVLTSVGYAVGLGNVWRFPYLCYRNGGGAFMFPYFIMLVFCGIPLFFLELSFGQFTSLGCLGVWKVSPMFKGVGYGMMVVSTYIGIYYNVVICIAFYYFFMSMTNLLPWTYCNNPWNTPDCSGVVSTARANATFANMSAVVSGVTEIVNRTKRTSPSEEYWRNYVLNISDGIGNFGEVRLPILGCLAVSWFVVFLCLIRGVKSSGKVVYFTATFPYVVLTILFIRGITLDGAISGIKYYLTPQWQKILDAKVWGDAASQIFYSLGCAWGGLITMASYNKFHNNCFRDSIIISVTNCGTSVYAGFVIFSILGFMAHHLGVDVSEVADHGPGLAFVAYPEALTLLPISPLWSLLFFFMLILLGLGTQFCLLETLVTAVVDEIGTDWIIKNKTYVTLGVAVIGFLLGVPLTTQAGIYWLLLMDNYAASFSLVIISCIMCICIMYVYGHKNYFKDVEMMLGFPPPIFFRICWRYVSPFIITFILIFTVIQYKPITYNDYVYPGWSLVIGFAMALSSVICIPIYALFKIAMSEGSTFLERLKNSVKPDPDWGPALQEHRKGRYATAGPESVEVSPLKEDLKDEGKDKLTEKEKETEKKDEIGLTIPGSNGSTLNPTPSA, from the exons GTGCCTTCATGTTCCCATACTTCATCATGCTGGTGTTTTGTGGCATCCCTCTATTCTTCCTGGAGCTCTCCTTTGGCCAGTTCACCTCTCTCGGGTGCCTGGGTGTCTGGAAGGTCAGCCCTATGTTTAAAG GTGTGGGCTATGGAATGATGGTAGTCTCCACCTACATTGGCATCTACTACAATGTGGTgatttgcattgcattttattactTCTTCATGTCCATGACAAATCTGTTGCCCTGGACGTACTGTAACAACCCCTGGAACACCCCTGACTGCAGCGGAGTGGTGAGCACTGCTCGTGCCAATGCCACCTTCGCCAACATGTCTGCTGTTGTGTCTGGGGTGACTGAGATAGTCAACCGCACCAAGAGGACCAGTCCCAGTGAAGAGTACTGGAG GAACTATGTGCTAAATATCTCTGACGGCATTGGGAATTTTGGTGAGGTGCGTCTGCCTATCCTGGGCTGTCTGGCTGTGTCCTGGTTTGTTGTGTTCCTCTGTCTTATTCGGGGAGTCAAGTCATCAGGCAAG GTGGTGTATTTCACGGCGACCTTCCCTTATGTGGTGCTGACGATTCTCTTCATCAGAGGAATCACTCTGGACGGAGCCATCAGTGGTATTAAATACTACTTGACCCCACAGTGGCAGAAAATTCTAGACGCAAAG GTATGGGGGGACGCTGCCTCTCAGATTTTCTATTCGCTGGGCTGTGCCTGGGGGGGCCTTATCACCATGGCATCATATAACAAGTTCCACAATAACTGTTTTAG GGACAGTATCATCATCAGTGTAACCAATTGTGGCACCAGTGTGTACGCTGGCTTTGTTATTTTTTCAATCCTGGGATTCATGGCTCATCATTTGGGGGTGGACGTGTCAGAAGTGGCTGATCATGGTCCAGGGCTGGCATTTGTGGCCTACCCAGAGGCCCTGACACTGCTGCCCATCTCACCACTCTGGTCCCTGCTCTTCTTCTTCATGCTCATCCTATTGGGTTTGGGCACTCAG TTCTGCCTGTTGGAGACTCTGGTGACGGCTGTAGTAGATGAGATTGGAACTGACTGGATTATCAAAAATAAGACTTATGTCACACTGGGAGTTGCTGTAATAGGTTTCCTTCTTGGAGTGCCACTCACTACAcag GCAGGAATTTACTGGTTGCTGCTCATGGACAACTACGCCGCCAGTTTCTCTCTGGTCATCATCTCTTGCATTatgtgcatttgtataatgtatgTCTATG GTCACAAGAACTACTTTAAAGATGTGGAGATGATGCTGGGCTTCCCTCCCCCAATCTTCTTCAGGATCTGCTGGAGATATGTGTCTCCTTTCATTATTACT tTCATTCTGATATTTACAGTGATACAGTATAAGCCTATTACCTACAATGACTACGTCTACCCCGGTTGGTCATTGGTCATTGGGTTTGCCATGGCTTTGTCTTCTGTTATCTGTATACCTATATATGCTCTGTTCAAGATTGCCATGTCTGAAGGATCCACCTTTTTGGAG CGTTTGAAGAACTCTGTGAAGCCTGACCCGGACTGGGGCCCGGCTCTCCAGGAGCACCGCAAGGGTCGATACGCCACCGCAGGCCCCGAGTCTGTAGAGGTGTCTCCTCTCAAAGAAGATCTGAAGGACGAGGGCAAAGACAAACTCACGGAGAAGGAGAAAGAGACAGAGAAAAAGGACGAGATTGGTCTGACCATCCCAGGAAGCAATGGCTCGACATTGAACCCCACACCCAGCGCATAG
- the slc6a9 gene encoding sodium- and chloride-dependent glycine transporter 1 isoform X1 — protein sequence MAEKQFSNILNGAVPGEPVKKDENSRRGNWGNQIEFVLTSVGYAVGLGNVWRFPYLCYRNGGGAFMFPYFIMLVFCGIPLFFLELSFGQFTSLGCLGVWKVSPMFKGVGYGMMVVSTYIGIYYNVVICIAFYYFFMSMTNLLPWTYCNNPWNTPDCSGVVSTARANATFANMSAVVSGVTEIVNRTKRTSPSEEYWRNYVLNISDGIGNFGEVRLPILGCLAVSWFVVFLCLIRGVKSSGKVVYFTATFPYVVLTILFIRGITLDGAISGIKYYLTPQWQKILDAKVWGDAASQIFYSLGCAWGGLITMASYNKFHNNCFRDSIIISVTNCGTSVYAGFVIFSILGFMAHHLGVDVSEVADHGPGLAFVAYPEALTLLPISPLWSLLFFFMLILLGLGTQFCLLETLVTAVVDEIGTDWIIKNKTYVTLGVAVIGFLLGVPLTTQAGIYWLLLMDNYAASFSLVIISCIMCICIMYVYGHKNYFKDVEMMLGFPPPIFFRICWRYVSPFIITFILIFTVIQYKPITYNDYVYPGWSLVIGFAMALSSVICIPIYALFKIAMSEGSTFLERLKNSVKPDPDWGPALQEHRKGRYATAGPESVEVSPLKEDLKDEGKDKLTEKEKETEKKDEIGLTIPGSNGSTLNPTPSA from the exons GTGCCTTCATGTTCCCATACTTCATCATGCTGGTGTTTTGTGGCATCCCTCTATTCTTCCTGGAGCTCTCCTTTGGCCAGTTCACCTCTCTCGGGTGCCTGGGTGTCTGGAAGGTCAGCCCTATGTTTAAAG GTGTGGGCTATGGAATGATGGTAGTCTCCACCTACATTGGCATCTACTACAATGTGGTgatttgcattgcattttattactTCTTCATGTCCATGACAAATCTGTTGCCCTGGACGTACTGTAACAACCCCTGGAACACCCCTGACTGCAGCGGAGTGGTGAGCACTGCTCGTGCCAATGCCACCTTCGCCAACATGTCTGCTGTTGTGTCTGGGGTGACTGAGATAGTCAACCGCACCAAGAGGACCAGTCCCAGTGAAGAGTACTGGAG GAACTATGTGCTAAATATCTCTGACGGCATTGGGAATTTTGGTGAGGTGCGTCTGCCTATCCTGGGCTGTCTGGCTGTGTCCTGGTTTGTTGTGTTCCTCTGTCTTATTCGGGGAGTCAAGTCATCAGGCAAG GTGGTGTATTTCACGGCGACCTTCCCTTATGTGGTGCTGACGATTCTCTTCATCAGAGGAATCACTCTGGACGGAGCCATCAGTGGTATTAAATACTACTTGACCCCACAGTGGCAGAAAATTCTAGACGCAAAG GTATGGGGGGACGCTGCCTCTCAGATTTTCTATTCGCTGGGCTGTGCCTGGGGGGGCCTTATCACCATGGCATCATATAACAAGTTCCACAATAACTGTTTTAG GGACAGTATCATCATCAGTGTAACCAATTGTGGCACCAGTGTGTACGCTGGCTTTGTTATTTTTTCAATCCTGGGATTCATGGCTCATCATTTGGGGGTGGACGTGTCAGAAGTGGCTGATCATGGTCCAGGGCTGGCATTTGTGGCCTACCCAGAGGCCCTGACACTGCTGCCCATCTCACCACTCTGGTCCCTGCTCTTCTTCTTCATGCTCATCCTATTGGGTTTGGGCACTCAG TTCTGCCTGTTGGAGACTCTGGTGACGGCTGTAGTAGATGAGATTGGAACTGACTGGATTATCAAAAATAAGACTTATGTCACACTGGGAGTTGCTGTAATAGGTTTCCTTCTTGGAGTGCCACTCACTACAcag GCAGGAATTTACTGGTTGCTGCTCATGGACAACTACGCCGCCAGTTTCTCTCTGGTCATCATCTCTTGCATTatgtgcatttgtataatgtatgTCTATG GTCACAAGAACTACTTTAAAGATGTGGAGATGATGCTGGGCTTCCCTCCCCCAATCTTCTTCAGGATCTGCTGGAGATATGTGTCTCCTTTCATTATTACT tTCATTCTGATATTTACAGTGATACAGTATAAGCCTATTACCTACAATGACTACGTCTACCCCGGTTGGTCATTGGTCATTGGGTTTGCCATGGCTTTGTCTTCTGTTATCTGTATACCTATATATGCTCTGTTCAAGATTGCCATGTCTGAAGGATCCACCTTTTTGGAG CGTTTGAAGAACTCTGTGAAGCCTGACCCGGACTGGGGCCCGGCTCTCCAGGAGCACCGCAAGGGTCGATACGCCACCGCAGGCCCCGAGTCTGTAGAGGTGTCTCCTCTCAAAGAAGATCTGAAGGACGAGGGCAAAGACAAACTCACGGAGAAGGAGAAAGAGACAGAGAAAAAGGACGAGATTGGTCTGACCATCCCAGGAAGCAATGGCTCGACATTGAACCCCACACCCAGCGCATAG